The Planktothrix tepida PCC 9214 genome has a segment encoding these proteins:
- the sppA gene encoding signal peptide peptidase SppA produces MIWPFKPRYRKQIARIEINGAIGGDTRKRVLEALKTIEEKKFPALLLRIDSPGGTVGDSQEIYSALKRLQKKVKIVASFGNISASGGVYIGMGAEHIMANPGTITGSIGVILRGNNLERLLEKVGVSFKVIKSGPYKDILSFDRELTEPEQQILQELIDTSYQQFVQTVAESRNLPVETVRTFADGRIFTGQQAVELGIVDRLGTEEDARRWAAELVKLDPDKTEYFTLEKPKPFVNKVLGNTLINQVLGNNLTPNSLIAANHWLEFELSTNGLPLWMYRP; encoded by the coding sequence ATGATTTGGCCATTTAAACCTCGATACCGCAAACAAATCGCCCGCATAGAAATTAATGGCGCGATCGGCGGAGATACGCGCAAACGGGTGTTAGAAGCCCTGAAAACCATTGAAGAAAAGAAATTTCCCGCCCTATTGTTGAGAATTGATAGTCCTGGGGGAACCGTTGGCGACTCCCAAGAAATTTATAGTGCCCTAAAACGGTTGCAGAAAAAAGTCAAAATTGTTGCCAGTTTCGGCAATATTTCGGCATCCGGTGGCGTTTATATTGGCATGGGAGCCGAACATATTATGGCAAACCCAGGAACAATCACCGGAAGTATTGGTGTAATTTTACGCGGTAATAACTTAGAACGGTTATTAGAAAAAGTGGGGGTTTCTTTCAAAGTGATTAAGTCTGGCCCTTATAAAGATATTTTGTCTTTTGATCGAGAACTCACGGAACCCGAACAACAAATTTTGCAAGAATTAATTGATACCAGTTATCAACAATTTGTACAAACCGTTGCCGAATCTCGTAACTTACCCGTAGAAACCGTTAGAACCTTTGCTGATGGTCGAATTTTTACCGGACAACAAGCCGTTGAACTAGGAATTGTTGATCGTTTAGGGACAGAAGAAGATGCCCGTCGCTGGGCGGCTGAACTGGTTAAACTCGATCCCGACAAAACCGAATATTTTACGTTAGAAAAACCCAAACCTTTTGTTAATAAAGTTCTAGGAAATACTTTGATTAATCAGGTTCTAGGAAATAATTTAACCCCTAATAGTTTAATTGCTGCTAACCATTGGTTAGAATTCGAGCTATCTACAAACGGTCTACCCTTGTGGATGTATCGACCGTAG
- a CDS encoding DMT family transporter, producing the protein MQKPQTQAKLPFQPLLLIAPFFFWGTAMVAMKGVIPHTTPFFMAGVRLVPAGVLVLLAGLLSGRPQPKGWQAWLWISIFGFVDATLFQGFLAQGLVRTSAGLGSVMIDSQPLAVAILSLWLFQETIGFWGWLGLAIGLIGISLIGLPDDWILGLFNSELLTTSADFTQLFNSGEWLMLLAALSMAVGTVLVRWVCRYADPVMGTGWHMIIGGLPLFGLSALLETQQWQNIDLSGWVAMGYSTIFGSAISYGLFFYFASSGSLTSLSSLTFLTPVFALFFGNLFLQEVLSSLQSMGVGLTLVSIYLVNQRDTLAEKLKIKRSKDLAPSQPETNVLQPAEGNSVELPIEIKEIETS; encoded by the coding sequence ATGCAGAAACCGCAAACCCAAGCAAAATTACCCTTTCAGCCGTTATTGTTAATTGCCCCATTCTTCTTTTGGGGGACAGCAATGGTGGCGATGAAAGGCGTTATTCCCCATACAACGCCGTTTTTTATGGCAGGTGTGCGGTTAGTTCCCGCCGGGGTTTTGGTACTCTTGGCAGGGCTGCTGTCGGGACGTCCGCAACCGAAAGGCTGGCAAGCTTGGCTGTGGATCTCAATTTTTGGGTTTGTGGATGCAACATTATTTCAAGGATTTTTAGCCCAAGGGTTAGTGCGAACCAGTGCTGGGTTAGGATCGGTAATGATAGATTCCCAACCCTTAGCCGTTGCGATTTTATCTCTATGGTTATTTCAAGAAACCATTGGATTTTGGGGATGGTTAGGGTTAGCCATTGGCCTTATTGGAATTAGTTTAATTGGTTTACCTGATGATTGGATTTTAGGCTTATTTAATTCGGAATTATTGACAACTTCTGCCGATTTCACTCAACTGTTTAATAGTGGCGAATGGTTGATGTTATTAGCGGCGTTATCAATGGCGGTGGGAACCGTATTAGTGCGGTGGGTTTGTCGATATGCTGATCCAGTCATGGGAACAGGATGGCACATGATTATTGGGGGGTTGCCTTTATTTGGGTTATCGGCACTTTTAGAAACTCAACAATGGCAAAATATTGATCTGTCGGGTTGGGTGGCCATGGGCTATTCTACAATATTTGGCAGTGCTATCTCTTATGGTTTATTTTTCTATTTTGCATCGAGTGGTAGCTTAACAAGCTTGAGTTCGCTAACATTTCTTACCCCAGTTTTTGCCCTATTCTTTGGAAATTTATTCCTCCAGGAAGTCTTAAGTTCGCTACAATCAATGGGAGTCGGCTTAACATTAGTCAGTATCTATTTGGTAAATCAACGGGATACCTTAGCAGAAAAGCTTAAAATCAAACGTTCCAAGGATTTAGCCCCATCTCAACCAGAAACCAATGTATTACAACCCGCAGAGGGAAATTCCGTTGAGTTACCGATAGAAATTAAAGAAATAGAGACCAGCTAA
- the treZ gene encoding malto-oligosyltrehalose trehalohydrolase, with the protein MKLGANYLGENRCEFRVWSPLRETVSLKIVSPEERLIPLERDEQGYWNATVENIPPGTRYFYQLEGQFTHPDPASHSQPEGVHGASEVIDQNTFVWQDQNWKTIPLDELIVYELHVGTFTPEGTFEAIIPHLPELLDLGINAIEIMPIGQFPGDRNWGYDGVYLYAPQNSYGGVEGLKRLVNACHQQGVAVILDAVYNHFGPEGNYMAEFGPYFTERYRTAWGFAINYDQAYCQGVRQFVIENALYWLGDFHIDALRLDAADNIFDLGAKHILKELADNVAEFSQQQGRKFYLMAETDLNDAKLIRSKAVGGYGLDVHWCDDFHHAIHTVLTGENMGYYKDYGRCEQLAKSYRESFIYTWDYSPNRQRLHGESAIDCPPYQFLVFSQNHDQVGNRLLGERLTALVSYEALKLAAATVLLSPYIPLLFMGEEYGEPAPFQYFISHSDLELVEAVRKGRKADFEAFHLAGDPPDVQSREIFDQCKLNWNLKQEGKHKILWEFYQNLIRLRRSIPALKLRDRNHQEVQCIEEDKLLIFRRWFEDQQVLCLINFSKNPVSYSPNLIGKTWHKLLDSTDEKWMGLGSNLPETLTDTSELTLVPESFVLYET; encoded by the coding sequence ATGAAACTCGGTGCAAATTATTTAGGCGAAAATCGCTGTGAATTTCGCGTCTGGTCGCCATTAAGAGAAACCGTTTCTCTCAAAATTGTGTCTCCCGAAGAACGATTAATTCCCTTAGAACGAGATGAACAGGGATATTGGAATGCAACGGTTGAAAATATTCCCCCAGGAACCCGTTATTTTTATCAATTAGAGGGTCAATTTACCCATCCTGATCCTGCTTCCCATTCTCAACCGGAAGGGGTTCATGGTGCATCTGAAGTCATCGATCAAAATACCTTTGTTTGGCAGGATCAGAACTGGAAAACAATTCCGTTAGATGAATTAATTGTTTATGAACTGCACGTTGGTACGTTTACCCCAGAGGGAACCTTTGAAGCCATTATTCCGCATCTTCCTGAATTATTAGACTTAGGAATTAATGCCATTGAAATCATGCCCATTGGTCAGTTTCCCGGTGATCGCAATTGGGGTTATGATGGTGTTTATCTGTACGCGCCTCAAAATTCTTATGGCGGAGTAGAAGGGTTAAAACGTTTAGTAAATGCTTGCCATCAGCAAGGCGTTGCGGTGATTTTAGATGCGGTTTATAATCACTTTGGCCCTGAAGGAAATTACATGGCAGAATTCGGCCCCTATTTTACTGAACGTTATCGAACTGCTTGGGGTTTTGCGATTAATTATGATCAAGCTTACTGTCAGGGGGTGAGACAGTTTGTGATTGAAAACGCCCTGTATTGGTTAGGAGATTTTCACATTGATGCGTTGAGATTAGATGCGGCTGATAACATTTTTGATCTCGGTGCTAAACATATTTTAAAGGAATTAGCTGATAATGTAGCCGAATTCTCTCAACAGCAAGGACGAAAGTTTTATTTAATGGCAGAAACCGATTTAAACGATGCAAAATTAATTCGTTCTAAAGCGGTCGGAGGGTATGGGTTAGATGTGCATTGGTGTGATGATTTCCATCATGCCATTCATACCGTATTAACGGGTGAAAATATGGGGTATTATAAAGATTATGGTCGCTGTGAGCAGTTAGCCAAATCTTACCGAGAAAGCTTTATTTACACTTGGGATTATTCCCCTAACCGTCAACGGTTACATGGAGAGTCGGCAATCGATTGTCCTCCCTATCAATTTTTAGTATTTAGTCAAAATCATGACCAAGTTGGCAACCGTTTACTAGGAGAAAGGTTAACGGCTTTAGTCTCTTATGAAGCATTGAAGTTAGCCGCCGCCACGGTATTACTGTCTCCTTATATCCCCTTATTATTTATGGGGGAAGAATATGGGGAACCTGCACCGTTTCAATATTTTATTAGTCACTCCGATCTTGAGCTAGTTGAAGCTGTGCGAAAAGGGCGAAAAGCTGATTTTGAAGCGTTTCATCTGGCAGGTGATCCTCCTGATGTTCAAAGTCGAGAAATCTTTGATCAATGTAAGTTAAATTGGAACTTAAAACAGGAAGGAAAGCATAAAATATTATGGGAATTCTATCAAAATTTGATTCGATTACGGCGGAGTATTCCAGCTTTAAAATTACGCGATCGCAATCATCAAGAAGTCCAATGTATTGAGGAAGATAAATTATTAATCTTCCGGCGTTGGTTTGAAGATCAGCAGGTTTTATGTCTGATTAACTTTAGCAAAAATCCGGTTTCCTACAGTCCTAATTTAATCGGTAAAACTTGGCATAAGCTTTTAGATTCTACCGATGAAAAATGGATGGGTTTAGGATCAAATCTACCCGAAACGTTAACGGATACTTCAGAATTAACCTTAGTTCCTGAAAGTTTTGTCTTGTATGAAACTTAA
- a CDS encoding nucleotidyltransferase family protein, with product MNFNLNQEPQLLLQAAVLQGEAAINSWQKWRTLVNIDDVDQESYRLLPLLYRNLSAHNVTDPYIGRLKGVYRRTWVENQVWFQQIRSILGSFQEADIKIMLLKDPALNLHYYQDYGLRYMNHLEFLINSKNVLNSIKLLQKLGWTPKEKIPNPTIPFSHYIGFENESKQYLSLRWHLFADGFNENVETEFWQNAILTQVNDFPVYLLSTTDQLFYTCVFGGLTNLILPISRLADATIIIQSYPSEIDKDRLLTLAKKYRFILQLKSRMIQLQEILNLPILSSILSELEKLSISKFEDQEDQVITSKKNTALNRLKKRYFQYSRTVNTDNFNLFNFFSYLQYIWGLENLWQVPIQAMLRGINR from the coding sequence ATGAATTTTAATCTAAATCAAGAGCCACAATTACTTTTGCAAGCCGCAGTTTTACAAGGTGAAGCAGCCATTAATTCCTGGCAAAAATGGAGAACATTAGTCAATATTGATGATGTAGATCAAGAATCTTATCGGTTATTACCGTTACTCTATCGTAATTTATCCGCTCATAATGTTACAGATCCATACATTGGCAGGCTTAAGGGAGTTTACCGACGTACCTGGGTTGAAAATCAAGTTTGGTTTCAACAAATTCGCTCTATTTTAGGGTCTTTTCAAGAAGCTGATATTAAAATTATGCTGCTTAAAGATCCCGCTTTAAATTTGCATTATTATCAAGATTATGGTCTACGTTATATGAATCATCTCGAGTTTTTAATTAACTCAAAAAATGTTTTAAACTCTATAAAATTATTACAAAAATTGGGTTGGACACCAAAAGAAAAAATTCCGAATCCCACTATCCCCTTTAGCCATTATATTGGATTTGAAAATGAATCTAAGCAATATTTAAGTCTTCGTTGGCATCTTTTCGCGGATGGTTTTAATGAAAATGTGGAAACTGAGTTTTGGCAGAATGCAATATTAACTCAAGTCAACGATTTTCCCGTTTATCTTTTATCTACAACTGACCAGTTATTTTATACCTGTGTATTTGGAGGATTAACAAATCTAATTTTACCGATTAGTCGGTTAGCAGATGCTACGATTATTATTCAATCATACCCATCTGAAATTGATAAAGACCGACTGCTAACATTAGCTAAAAAATACCGTTTTATTTTACAATTAAAATCGAGGATGATACAGTTACAGGAAATTCTCAATTTACCGATCTTATCCTCAATTTTATCCGAACTCGAAAAATTATCAATTTCTAAATTTGAAGATCAGGAAGATCAGGTGATAACGAGTAAAAAAAATACCGCCTTAAATCGTTTAAAAAAAAGATATTTTCAATATTCCAGAACAGTCAATACGGATAATTTTAACCTCTTCAATTTTTTCAGTTATCTGCAATATATTTGGGGTTTAGAGAATTTATGGCAAGTCCCAATACAAGCGATGCTACGAGGAATTAACAGGTAG
- a CDS encoding SMP-30/gluconolactonase/LRE family protein: protein MLRIAKWVNRQIKKLGSTFPQKLASGRLEAKSQGFRNLFPKKVKIDRVATGFQFIEGPIWIDEEKHLLFSDIPANKILQLTPNGEVKIFRKPSNNSNGLTRDKQGRLIVCEHGMRRVTRTEKDGSITILADQFQGKKLNSPNDVVVKSSGAIYFTDPPYGIQPEQQEQPIQGVYLIPPDHQEIILLADDFSKPNGLAFSPDEKQLYIDDSQCRHIRVFDVTIDGTLANSRVFHDMNIKEPGSPDGMKIDVQGNIYCTGAGGVWVFDCEGNHLGTIVTPERPANCAWGDEDGQSLYITACTSVYRIRVNIPGIKVP from the coding sequence ATGTTGCGTATCGCCAAATGGGTCAATAGACAGATAAAAAAACTAGGTTCGACTTTTCCCCAAAAATTAGCATCGGGTCGATTAGAAGCCAAATCTCAAGGGTTTAGAAATCTCTTTCCTAAGAAAGTAAAGATCGATCGTGTAGCTACCGGATTTCAGTTTATTGAAGGGCCGATTTGGATAGATGAAGAAAAGCATCTACTATTTAGCGATATTCCCGCTAACAAAATTTTGCAGTTGACTCCTAATGGAGAGGTAAAAATATTTAGAAAACCTAGTAATAATTCTAATGGTTTAACCAGGGACAAACAAGGACGATTAATTGTCTGTGAACATGGGATGCGCCGAGTTACCCGTACCGAAAAAGACGGTTCAATTACGATTTTAGCTGATCAATTTCAAGGCAAAAAACTCAATAGTCCTAATGATGTTGTGGTTAAAAGTAGCGGTGCAATTTATTTTACAGATCCTCCTTATGGAATTCAACCGGAACAACAAGAACAACCCATCCAAGGAGTTTACTTAATTCCGCCAGATCATCAAGAAATCATTCTCCTCGCCGATGATTTTTCTAAACCCAATGGTTTGGCATTTTCACCGGATGAAAAACAGCTTTATATTGACGATTCACAATGTCGTCATATCCGAGTTTTTGATGTCACAATTGATGGTACACTTGCTAATAGTCGTGTGTTTCACGATATGAACATCAAGGAACCCGGTTCACCGGATGGCATGAAAATTGATGTCCAGGGAAACATCTATTGTACTGGAGCAGGGGGGGTGTGGGTGTTTGATTGTGAAGGCAATCATTTAGGAACAATTGTCACTCCTGAACGCCCTGCAAATTGTGCTTGGGGAGATGAAGATGGGCAAAGTCTTTATATCACTGCTTGCACTTCAGTTTACCGAATTAGAGTTAATATTCCAGGGATTAAAGTACCGTAA
- a CDS encoding SDR family NAD(P)-dependent oxidoreductase encodes MNLKTRLNNIKTRFKAASKAFLNPMPTLKPKVFVKTVDPAVVLDNQLLAGKNVLITGAARNIGRSIAIEMAKQGANIFFTDIVEEGCLNLEEELNTYPVKVKSFVSDISKPEDIDYLYSILDQKKIIIDILVNNVGIQFETIGINNLDFGEWQKTFQTNILGPMYLTQRIAKMMVNNSIQGAIIFLTSIHQEILVRWPSYSSSKAALGMIIKELAVEFAPYGIRVNGIAPGWVLEDEQGNPFSHEYTPLNKSSINPCYIGRAAVYLASDYFSRFTTGSIIKIDGGLSLFNYRVFQQQPQ; translated from the coding sequence ATGAATTTAAAAACTCGGCTAAACAACATCAAAACTCGTTTCAAAGCTGCATCCAAAGCCTTCCTTAATCCGATGCCTACGCTCAAACCAAAAGTTTTTGTCAAAACAGTAGATCCTGCTGTAGTTTTAGATAATCAGCTTTTAGCTGGAAAGAATGTCTTGATTACCGGAGCAGCAAGAAATATTGGTAGAAGTATTGCTATTGAAATGGCCAAACAAGGCGCCAATATTTTCTTCACCGATATTGTTGAGGAAGGATGTTTAAACTTAGAAGAAGAATTAAATACTTATCCAGTTAAGGTAAAAAGCTTTGTTTCCGACATATCAAAGCCTGAAGATATTGATTATTTATATAGCATTTTGGATCAGAAAAAAATCATAATTGATATTCTTGTCAATAATGTAGGAATTCAATTTGAAACAATTGGGATCAATAACTTGGATTTTGGAGAATGGCAGAAAACCTTTCAAACTAATATATTGGGGCCGATGTACCTCACCCAACGTATCGCCAAAATGATGGTAAATAATTCTATTCAGGGTGCTATTATTTTTCTGACTTCTATACACCAAGAAATACTTGTTCGCTGGCCTAGTTATAGTTCTTCAAAAGCAGCATTAGGCATGATTATCAAAGAATTAGCGGTAGAATTTGCTCCCTACGGAATCAGAGTAAATGGAATTGCTCCAGGTTGGGTTTTAGAAGATGAGCAAGGAAATCCATTCAGCCACGAGTATACGCCCCTGAATAAAAGTTCTATTAATCCTTGTTATATCGGCAGAGCGGCTGTTTATCTAGCTTCTGATTATTTTTCCAGGTTTACTACTGGCAGTATCATTAAAATTGATGGGGGATTATCGTTATTTAATTATCGTGTATTTCAGCAGCAACCTCAATAA
- a CDS encoding glycosyltransferase family 2 protein, which translates to MEKMNYTPLVSVIIPVYNCEKYLAEAIESVLDQTYQPLEIIVIDDGSTDGSAEVAKHFGTTVQYCFQVNSGTAAARNRGIELAKGDFFAFLDADDLWVEDKLTKQMAAFTNNPNLDVVYGQVQQFISPELGENLEAKLQVSPKLVPGHIPSALLIKRDSFFQVGLFETQWKLAEFASWQVRVTELGLQTMMLPELVAKRRLHETNKGIKQREYQTEYLQILKASLDRRRAKG; encoded by the coding sequence ATGGAAAAAATGAACTATACCCCGTTGGTGAGCGTAATTATACCAGTCTACAATTGCGAAAAGTATCTAGCAGAAGCTATCGAAAGCGTACTAGATCAAACTTATCAGCCACTAGAAATTATTGTAATAGATGATGGTTCAACTGATGGCAGTGCAGAAGTAGCAAAGCACTTTGGTACTACAGTGCAATACTGTTTTCAAGTCAATAGCGGTACGGCGGCGGCTCGTAATCGAGGAATAGAATTAGCCAAAGGCGATTTTTTTGCCTTTCTCGACGCAGATGACCTTTGGGTAGAAGATAAATTAACCAAGCAAATGGCAGCATTTACTAATAACCCCAATCTTGATGTCGTATACGGACAGGTTCAACAGTTTATTAGTCCAGAATTGGGGGAAAATCTGGAAGCAAAACTACAGGTTTCTCCTAAATTAGTACCAGGACATATTCCTTCAGCATTGCTAATCAAACGGGATTCTTTTTTTCAAGTTGGCTTATTTGAAACTCAGTGGAAATTAGCCGAATTCGCTAGTTGGCAGGTGCGTGTTACAGAGCTAGGACTCCAAACGATGATGTTACCCGAATTAGTAGCCAAACGGCGACTGCATGAAACCAATAAGGGAATTAAACAACGCGAATACCAAACTGAATATCTTCAAATTTTGAAAGCATCACTAGACCGCCGCCGTGCTAAAGGTTAG
- a CDS encoding glycosyltransferase family 2 protein — MKENNPLVSVIIPVFNGDRHLAEAIESVLAQTYRPIEVIVVDDGSTDNSANIARSDQQIRYIYQNNQGNGPAKNTGISVAQGELIAFLDVDDLWTSNKLNLQVNYLLQHPHIEATICQMRHFLESDNDWPSWLKKEQIDADVAGYIPSALVVRKTVFEKIGNFDPTYRRTNDADWFFRAKDGGIVIAIIPEVLLYKRIHNSNLSHQTKEMNSELMGILRSSIERKRNQKLSNPE; from the coding sequence ATGAAAGAAAATAACCCTCTAGTCAGCGTAATCATACCAGTTTTTAACGGCGATCGCCATCTGGCTGAAGCAATCGAAAGTGTTTTGGCACAAACCTATCGACCAATCGAGGTTATCGTAGTTGATGATGGTTCAACTGATAATAGTGCTAATATAGCGCGATCTGATCAACAAATCCGCTACATTTATCAAAACAATCAAGGTAACGGGCCAGCAAAAAATACGGGAATTTCAGTTGCTCAGGGGGAGTTGATTGCTTTTTTAGATGTTGATGATCTGTGGACATCTAATAAATTGAATTTGCAAGTTAATTATCTTCTTCAACACCCTCATATAGAGGCTACAATTTGCCAAATGCGTCACTTCTTGGAATCTGACAATGATTGGCCTTCGTGGTTAAAAAAAGAGCAAATAGATGCAGATGTAGCAGGCTATATTCCCAGTGCTTTAGTTGTCCGTAAAACTGTGTTTGAAAAAATTGGTAATTTCGATCCAACTTACAGACGTACCAATGATGCTGACTGGTTTTTTCGCGCCAAAGATGGGGGTATTGTAATTGCGATTATACCCGAAGTCCTTTTATATAAGCGTATTCATAACTCTAATTTATCCCATCAAACAAAAGAAATGAACTCAGAACTTATGGGCATTTTAAGGTCATCAATTGAGCGAAAACGCAATCAGAAGCTATCTAACCCTGAGTAA
- a CDS encoding glycosyltransferase family 2 protein, which produces MENQPLFVSVIIPVYNGEKYLAEAIQNVINQDYQPLEIIVIDDGSTDKTAEIASQFKASIRYIYQQNSGPAAARNHGIKVANGDVIAFLDVDDLWSDDKLKLQANYLANNPSVEIVQGLIQQIQRFEEPENSHSIFKIVSNPYQFVNLGSSIYRKSLFAKIGLFDETLRYAEDMDLFFKAWESNISKVVLDQVTLFYRKHDDNMTKGKKLVELGFVRIYKKHLDRCRQKGDFTRSNELPNMKDYIGVAPPHKEQKNGLVTQLPKFSDANGIG; this is translated from the coding sequence ATGGAAAATCAGCCATTATTTGTTAGCGTTATCATTCCGGTTTATAACGGAGAAAAATATTTAGCTGAAGCCATCCAAAATGTCATAAATCAGGATTATCAGCCCTTAGAAATAATTGTCATTGATGATGGTTCAACAGATAAAACGGCGGAAATAGCTTCCCAATTTAAGGCCAGTATCCGCTATATTTACCAGCAAAATAGTGGGCCAGCAGCGGCTCGCAATCACGGTATAAAAGTAGCCAATGGTGATGTAATTGCATTCTTAGATGTTGACGATCTCTGGTCGGATGATAAACTGAAACTGCAAGCAAATTACTTAGCAAATAATCCTTCGGTAGAAATTGTCCAGGGATTAATCCAACAAATTCAGCGTTTTGAAGAGCCTGAAAATAGTCACTCAATCTTTAAAATAGTTTCTAATCCCTATCAATTTGTTAACTTAGGTAGCTCAATATATCGAAAGTCCCTGTTTGCAAAAATTGGCTTATTTGATGAAACACTACGGTATGCTGAAGATATGGATTTATTTTTTAAAGCCTGGGAAAGTAATATATCTAAAGTGGTGCTCGATCAAGTAACTCTATTTTATAGAAAGCACGATGACAACATGACTAAGGGTAAAAAGTTAGTTGAATTGGGGTTTGTAAGAATTTATAAAAAACATTTGGATCGATGCCGACAGAAAGGAGATTTTACGCGCTCGAATGAATTGCCAAATATGAAAGACTACATTGGTGTAGCGCCTCCGCACAAAGAACAAAAGAATGGATTAGTTACACAACTGCCAAAATTCTCTGATGCAAACGGTATAGGATAA